A stretch of Treponema vincentii F0403 DNA encodes these proteins:
- a CDS encoding tetratricopeptide repeat protein codes for MNVQRQARSVTKRITVILTVLMCASGLIYAQEKADALKLYRTGRSLDSAGRSEEAKESYTAAVGVCLAELRQNPRNMDSYTVYTWALFRLHRYRETVTVCNEALKITADARIIETLGEAYFYLNDYKESLRQMERYLDMAPTGERASVAYFYTGDIYRLTRRYQKADIAYSAAVYLEPSNSLWWYRLGLAREQAGYKQSARDAFQRALNIRKDYKEAAEGLARVQL; via the coding sequence ATGAATGTACAACGGCAAGCACGTAGTGTGACAAAACGTATTACGGTTATCCTTACGGTATTGATGTGCGCATCGGGATTAATATATGCACAAGAAAAAGCGGACGCGCTTAAATTATACCGTACCGGCCGCAGTTTAGACAGTGCGGGAAGATCGGAGGAAGCAAAAGAATCATATACGGCGGCAGTCGGTGTCTGCCTTGCAGAGCTCCGTCAGAATCCCCGCAATATGGACTCCTACACGGTCTATACATGGGCACTGTTCCGACTCCATCGGTACCGTGAAACGGTAACCGTCTGTAACGAAGCGCTTAAAATCACAGCCGATGCACGCATCATCGAGACCTTAGGTGAAGCCTACTTTTATCTAAATGATTACAAAGAATCTCTCCGCCAAATGGAACGGTATCTTGATATGGCGCCCACCGGGGAGCGGGCAAGCGTGGCCTACTTTTATACCGGCGACATTTACCGTTTAACGAGACGTTACCAAAAAGCTGATATAGCGTACTCTGCAGCAGTATATCTGGAACCGTCCAATTCGCTATGGTGGTACCGACTCGGCCTTGCACGTGAGCAGGCAGGGTATAAGCAAAGTGCGCGGGATGCTTTCCAACGGGCACTTAATATACGGAAAGATTATAAAGAAGCCGCCGAAGGCCTTGCCCGCGTCCAGCTTTAA
- a CDS encoding MetQ/NlpA family ABC transporter substrate-binding protein — protein sequence MKKLLTFLLGAVLCASLSVSCAKKDSNQNILTVAASPEPHKALLELVAEDLAKENITLKVTEFTDYVTPNDAVETGEQFANFFQHVPYMDTFNKEHGYHLVSVGAVHIEPLALYSKKYNSLSDFKSGDTIAIPNDPTNEARALLLLESAHIIALRDGAGLAATPQDITENPYNLKFREIEAATLPRVLADVDGAVINGNYAIPAGLSAAKDGLLVEGKDSPYANVVSVKQGNENDPRIKALMKALQSDKVRKYITEKYPNGEVVPAF from the coding sequence ATGAAAAAACTACTCACATTCCTGCTTGGCGCAGTTCTTTGCGCAAGTTTATCGGTTTCCTGTGCAAAAAAAGACAGCAACCAAAATATTTTAACCGTTGCTGCAAGTCCGGAACCCCATAAAGCGCTTTTAGAGCTGGTGGCAGAGGATCTCGCAAAGGAAAATATCACGCTCAAGGTTACCGAGTTTACCGACTACGTAACACCCAACGATGCGGTTGAAACGGGCGAGCAATTTGCAAACTTCTTCCAACACGTTCCGTATATGGATACTTTTAATAAAGAACACGGCTACCATCTGGTTAGCGTCGGCGCCGTTCATATTGAACCGCTTGCGCTGTATTCAAAAAAATACAACAGCCTTTCCGACTTTAAAAGCGGTGATACGATCGCCATTCCGAATGACCCGACGAACGAAGCGCGTGCGCTTTTGTTGCTTGAGTCCGCACATATTATCGCCCTGCGCGACGGCGCCGGTTTAGCTGCTACCCCGCAAGATATTACCGAAAATCCCTACAACTTAAAGTTCAGAGAAATCGAAGCGGCAACGCTTCCGCGCGTACTTGCGGACGTTGACGGCGCCGTTATCAACGGAAACTATGCTATTCCTGCCGGTCTTTCCGCAGCAAAAGACGGACTGCTCGTTGAAGGAAAAGATTCTCCCTATGCAAACGTCGTTTCGGTTAAGCAAGGAAACGAGAACGATCCGCGCATTAAAGCATTGATGAAAGCGCTGCAAAGCGATAAAGTACGTAAGTATATTACGGAAAAGTATCCGAACGGTGAGGTTGTTCCGGCATTCTAG